A single region of the Streptomyces sp. ITFR-16 genome encodes:
- a CDS encoding alpha/beta fold hydrolase encodes MRAAAASELLHVPLPLPDAPVRLIAVPYAGGGASVFRGWHTGLPDIEIAAVRLPGRESRFTDPPHTRMEPLVAELADKIAATADRPYALFGHSMGARVAFETARRLRTLGGPQPRHLFVSGCRAPHLPLRPPTGHLTDPQFVRELRELGGAPPEFFAEPELVALLLPMLRADFAVLESYTYTPAPALDLPVRAFCGDADPHISPAQADAWREHTSARFALTTVTGGHFYLDERRAELLAAIRDDLLP; translated from the coding sequence GTGAGAGCGGCAGCCGCCTCCGAACTGCTCCATGTCCCGCTGCCGTTGCCGGACGCCCCCGTACGGCTGATCGCCGTGCCCTACGCGGGCGGCGGGGCGAGCGTCTTCCGGGGGTGGCACACCGGCCTCCCGGACATCGAGATCGCGGCGGTCCGGCTGCCGGGGCGCGAGTCCCGCTTCACCGATCCGCCCCACACGCGCATGGAGCCGCTCGTGGCCGAGCTCGCGGACAAGATCGCGGCGACCGCCGACCGCCCGTACGCCCTGTTCGGCCACAGCATGGGCGCACGCGTCGCCTTCGAGACCGCGCGCCGGCTGCGTACCCTCGGCGGCCCGCAGCCCCGGCACCTCTTCGTCTCCGGCTGCCGGGCGCCCCACCTGCCCCTGCGGCCGCCGACCGGTCATCTGACGGACCCGCAGTTCGTCCGGGAGCTGCGGGAACTGGGCGGGGCGCCACCGGAGTTCTTCGCCGAACCGGAGCTCGTCGCGCTGCTGCTGCCCATGCTGCGCGCCGACTTCGCCGTCCTGGAGTCGTACACGTACACCCCCGCGCCGGCCCTGGACCTCCCGGTCCGGGCGTTCTGCGGGGACGCCGACCCGCACATCTCGCCGGCCCAGGCCGACGCCTGGCGTGAGCACACGTCCGCGCGTTTCGCGCTCACCACCGTGACGGGCGGCCACTTCTATCTCGACGAGCGGCGCGCCGAACTCCTCGCCGCGATCCGCGACGACCTCCTGCCCTGA
- a CDS encoding Zn-dependent hydrolase — protein MTTTAQIGTEASRALRIDGARLLRRIDELGRIGADPLGGVTRPAFSAEDRQAQQYVRAEAAGAGLRTEVDQAGNVIIRRAHGTVPGPVVLMGSHLDTVLNGGRLDGAYGVLAALEVMQTVAEAGIVLVHEPVAVAFANEEGALFPQPFWGSMALTGQTGRLPDDPRDRHGNALAGPLRQAGGDLAQLARAAWPPRSVRAYLELHIEQGPVLEESNLPIGVVTDIVGRVVYDVRVHGRAGHAGTTPMGRRRDAAVAMSHVVIAAERTATTAGRCRVATAGCVTVSPGATNVIPSEACISVEFRDESSARLADAAASFVAELRAVSELTGCEIRAEETLRTVPVPTDPGLRDLIAACADDLGHGHTRLPSGAGHDAQIVAAVAPTGMIFVPSLKGLSHTPEEDTAPADLVAGADVLLQAALALGTGDR, from the coding sequence GTGACCACCACCGCGCAGATCGGGACCGAGGCGTCCCGCGCCCTGCGGATCGACGGGGCGCGGCTGCTGCGCCGGATCGACGAACTCGGCAGGATCGGGGCCGACCCGCTGGGCGGGGTCACCCGCCCGGCGTTCAGCGCCGAGGACCGCCAGGCCCAGCAGTACGTACGGGCCGAGGCCGCCGGTGCCGGACTGCGCACCGAGGTCGACCAGGCGGGCAACGTGATCATCCGGCGGGCGCACGGCACGGTCCCCGGACCCGTGGTCCTCATGGGGTCGCACCTGGACACCGTTCTCAACGGCGGTCGGCTGGACGGGGCGTACGGCGTGCTGGCCGCGCTGGAGGTGATGCAGACCGTCGCCGAGGCGGGCATCGTGCTCGTCCACGAGCCCGTGGCGGTGGCCTTCGCCAACGAGGAGGGCGCCCTGTTCCCCCAGCCCTTCTGGGGGTCCATGGCGCTGACCGGCCAGACCGGCCGGCTCCCCGACGACCCCCGCGACCGGCACGGCAACGCGCTGGCCGGCCCGCTGCGCCAGGCCGGCGGCGACCTCGCGCAGCTGGCCCGGGCCGCCTGGCCGCCCCGCTCGGTCCGGGCCTATCTCGAACTGCACATCGAACAGGGCCCGGTCCTGGAGGAGTCGAACCTGCCGATCGGCGTGGTCACGGACATCGTCGGCCGGGTGGTCTACGACGTCCGGGTGCACGGCCGGGCGGGGCACGCCGGCACCACCCCGATGGGCCGGCGCCGGGACGCGGCGGTCGCGATGAGCCATGTCGTCATCGCGGCCGAGCGGACCGCGACCACCGCAGGCCGGTGCCGGGTGGCGACCGCGGGATGTGTGACGGTGTCGCCCGGTGCCACCAACGTGATCCCCAGCGAGGCCTGTATCTCCGTGGAGTTCCGCGACGAGTCGTCGGCCCGGCTCGCCGACGCCGCGGCGTCCTTCGTCGCCGAGCTCCGGGCGGTCTCCGAGCTCACCGGCTGCGAGATCCGGGCCGAGGAGACCCTGCGCACCGTGCCGGTGCCCACGGACCCCGGGCTGCGCGACCTCATCGCCGCCTGCGCGGACGACCTCGGCCATGGCCACACCCGGCTGCCGAGCGGCGCGGGCCACGACGCGCAGATCGTCGCGGCCGTCGCCCCGACCGGGATGATCTTCGTGCCGAGCCTGAAGGGGCTCAGCCACACCCCTGAGGAGGACACCGCCCCGGCCGACCTCGTGGCCGGCGCGGACGTCCTCCTCCAGGCCGCCCTGGCCCTCGGGACGGGGGACCGGTGA
- a CDS encoding TIGR00730 family Rossman fold protein: MDTALSDPSAAARKTERLSVCVFCGARPGTSPEAARLAREAGATLGLHGHDLIYGSGGAGLMGEVARAARSAGSRVTGIAPRFLYELERADQADVDEMLVTEDMFDRKREMIRRSDAFIALPGGYGTLDEILEVVSLNYLGQSPKPLVLVDHDGIWAPLTALFDAIHAGGFTRRTTRAPFHLAGSAAEAVAFVEHHARSAADPVRVGA; this comes from the coding sequence GTGGACACTGCTCTTTCGGATCCTTCTGCGGCGGCGCGGAAGACGGAACGCCTCTCGGTCTGCGTGTTCTGCGGAGCGCGCCCGGGGACGTCGCCCGAGGCCGCCCGGCTGGCCCGTGAGGCCGGCGCCACACTGGGACTGCACGGACACGACCTGATCTACGGCTCCGGCGGCGCCGGCCTGATGGGCGAGGTGGCGCGCGCCGCGAGGTCTGCCGGATCGCGGGTCACCGGCATCGCGCCGCGCTTCCTCTACGAGCTGGAACGCGCCGACCAGGCCGACGTCGACGAGATGCTCGTCACCGAGGACATGTTCGACCGGAAGCGGGAGATGATCCGCCGCTCGGACGCCTTCATCGCCCTGCCCGGCGGCTACGGGACCCTCGACGAGATCCTGGAGGTCGTCTCGCTGAACTACCTCGGTCAGAGCCCCAAGCCGCTCGTGCTCGTCGACCACGACGGCATCTGGGCGCCGCTGACCGCGCTGTTCGACGCGATCCACGCCGGCGGCTTCACCCGGCGGACCACCCGGGCGCCCTTCCACCTGGCCGGCTCGGCCGCCGAGGCCGTCGCGTTCGTGGAGCACCACGCGCGGTCCGCCGCGGACCCGGTGCGGGTGGGCGCATGA